From a single Candidatus Binatia bacterium genomic region:
- a CDS encoding cation-transporting P-type ATPase, whose translation MREETDNRMDRSAWHASSADDVLREVGGTREGLSQSEAERRLAQDGPNRLTPPARRGPLVRFLLQFHNVLIYVLLVAAAITALLAHWVDTGVILGVVVLNALIGFIQEGKAERALDAIRGMLSLHATVLRGGHRREIEAEDLVRGDIVLLRSGDKVPADLRLIHVRNLEIDEAALTGESVAAEKDVTPVLAEAALGDRSSMAYSGTLVTYGQGTGVVIATGDATEIGRISSMLAEVRELTTPLLRQMSAFGRWLTAAILVLAGFTFAFGLLVQEYAPGEMFLAAVGLAVAAIPEGLPAIMTITLAIGVQRMAGRNAIIRRLPAVETLGAVTVICSDKTGTLTRNEMTARTVVAAENVYDVAGAGYDPHGAFDIDGREIDPAEDAVLLQIARAAVLCNDAHLRQSDDAWVLEGAPTEGALLTVAAKAGLDEQGERERFPRTDAIPFESQHRFMATLHHDHEGRGMIYVKGAPERLLDMCAWELTGNGEVPLEAAKWQRHVEALGAQAQRVLAVACKKGVAGQTELRFEDVDGDLTLLGLFGLIDPPREEAIAAIEHCQQAGIRVKMITGDHAVTARAIAAQLHLANDRDTITGPDLDRLDDAALLERVTQVDVFARSSPEHKLRLVEALQNCRQVVAMTGDGVNDAPALKRADVGVAMGRKGTEAAKEAAEMVLADDNFASIAHAVEEGRAVYANLQKAILFILPTNGGEALTIVSAILLGRSLPITAVQILWVNMITAVTLALALAFEPIERGTMRRPPRRPDAPILSPALFFRFVYVSLILVGGTFGLFLWERAQGESLEVARTVAVNTLVMFEAFYLLNARFLNEPSYTRNGLFGSRPVLLAIGLVLVFQLLFTYLPVMQVLFETAAIDVAAWIRIVAVAATVFLAVEAEKAIRRRARTGAA comes from the coding sequence ATGCGGGAAGAGACTGACAACCGTATGGACAGGTCGGCCTGGCACGCCTCCTCGGCGGACGATGTTCTGCGCGAAGTGGGCGGAACCCGTGAGGGGCTGTCGCAGTCCGAGGCCGAGCGTCGCCTCGCGCAGGACGGACCCAACCGGCTGACGCCGCCGGCGCGGCGCGGGCCGTTGGTGCGCTTCCTCCTGCAGTTCCACAACGTGCTGATCTATGTCCTGCTGGTTGCGGCGGCGATCACCGCCTTGCTGGCGCACTGGGTGGACACCGGCGTCATCCTCGGCGTCGTGGTTTTGAACGCGTTGATCGGTTTCATTCAAGAGGGTAAGGCCGAGCGTGCGCTCGATGCCATCCGCGGCATGCTCTCGTTGCACGCGACTGTCCTGCGCGGCGGTCACCGGCGCGAGATCGAGGCTGAGGATCTGGTCCGCGGAGACATCGTACTGTTGCGCTCGGGCGACAAGGTTCCCGCCGATTTGCGCCTGATTCACGTTCGCAATCTCGAAATCGACGAGGCTGCACTTACGGGCGAGTCGGTTGCCGCCGAGAAGGACGTAACTCCCGTGTTGGCCGAGGCCGCGCTTGGGGACCGTTCTTCGATGGCATACTCGGGTACCCTGGTGACGTACGGTCAGGGTACGGGAGTGGTTATCGCCACGGGCGACGCGACCGAGATCGGCCGCATCAGTTCGATGCTTGCCGAGGTCCGGGAACTCACCACCCCGTTACTGCGGCAGATGTCGGCTTTCGGCCGCTGGCTGACGGCGGCGATCCTCGTGTTAGCCGGTTTCACGTTCGCGTTCGGGCTTCTCGTTCAGGAGTACGCGCCCGGCGAGATGTTTCTTGCCGCCGTCGGTCTCGCCGTTGCGGCGATTCCGGAAGGCCTCCCTGCGATTATGACCATCACCCTGGCGATCGGCGTGCAGCGCATGGCGGGCCGCAACGCCATCATTCGCAGGTTGCCGGCCGTAGAGACCCTCGGTGCCGTCACGGTGATCTGCTCCGACAAGACGGGAACGCTCACCCGCAACGAAATGACCGCCCGTACTGTGGTCGCCGCGGAGAACGTTTACGATGTCGCCGGTGCGGGCTACGACCCTCACGGAGCGTTCGACATCGACGGCCGTGAGATCGACCCGGCGGAAGATGCCGTGCTGTTGCAGATCGCTCGCGCCGCGGTGTTGTGCAACGACGCGCACTTGCGGCAGAGCGACGACGCATGGGTATTGGAAGGGGCGCCCACGGAAGGCGCGTTGCTCACGGTTGCCGCCAAGGCGGGCCTCGACGAGCAAGGGGAGCGGGAGCGCTTCCCACGGACGGACGCGATCCCGTTCGAGTCGCAGCATCGCTTCATGGCTACGCTGCACCACGATCACGAAGGGCGGGGGATGATATACGTCAAAGGCGCACCCGAGCGGCTGCTGGATATGTGCGCGTGGGAGCTGACCGGGAACGGCGAGGTTCCGCTGGAGGCGGCAAAGTGGCAGCGACACGTCGAGGCGCTGGGAGCGCAGGCGCAGCGTGTTCTCGCGGTTGCGTGCAAGAAGGGGGTCGCCGGTCAGACCGAGTTGCGATTCGAGGACGTCGATGGCGACCTGACGTTGCTTGGGCTCTTCGGCCTCATCGACCCGCCGCGAGAGGAAGCGATCGCCGCCATCGAGCACTGTCAGCAGGCGGGCATCCGCGTGAAGATGATCACCGGCGACCATGCCGTCACGGCCCGGGCCATCGCCGCGCAACTGCACCTTGCCAACGATCGGGACACGATTACCGGTCCCGATCTCGATCGACTCGACGATGCGGCTCTGCTGGAGAGGGTCACGCAAGTCGATGTTTTCGCGCGCTCGAGCCCGGAGCACAAGCTGCGTCTCGTCGAGGCATTGCAGAACTGCCGTCAGGTGGTGGCGATGACCGGCGACGGCGTCAACGATGCGCCGGCACTGAAGCGCGCCGACGTCGGCGTGGCGATGGGCAGGAAGGGTACGGAAGCCGCGAAAGAGGCGGCAGAGATGGTTCTTGCCGACGACAACTTCGCGTCGATCGCCCATGCCGTCGAAGAGGGGCGCGCGGTGTATGCCAACCTGCAGAAGGCCATCCTCTTTATCCTCCCGACCAACGGCGGCGAGGCGCTGACGATCGTGTCGGCCATCCTGCTCGGCCGCTCGCTGCCAATCACCGCCGTGCAGATCCTCTGGGTGAACATGATCACCGCTGTTACTCTGGCTCTGGCCCTCGCCTTCGAGCCGATCGAACGGGGTACGATGCGCCGCCCGCCGCGCCGGCCAGACGCCCCGATTCTTTCGCCGGCGCTGTTCTTTCGCTTCGTGTACGTCAGCCTCATTCTCGTCGGCGGAACCTTCGGCCTGTTCTTGTGGGAGCGGGCACAGGGGGAGAGTCTCGAGGTCGCCCGCACGGTGGCGGTGAACACGCTGGTAATGTTCGAGGCATTCTATCTGCTGAATGCCCGCTTCCTTAACGAGCCCTCGTACACCCGCAACGGGCTCTTCGGCAGCCGCCCGGTATTGCTTGCGATCGGACTCGTGCTGGTATTTCAGTTACTGTTCACCTACCTGCCGGTGATGCAGGTGCTGTTCGAAACGGCCGCCATCGACGTCGCTGCCTGGATACGGATCGTCGCCGTTGCCGCGACGGTGTTCCTGGCCGTCGAAGCCGAGAAGGCCATTCGCCGGCGGGCGCGTACGGGTGCGGCATGA
- a CDS encoding hemolysin III family protein, with protein MKEPFNSYSHMLGVLLSIVGLVALVATANGPRRVIGFAVYGTSLVLLYAASTIYHGLHVSPRVEDWLRRFDHMAIFVLIAGTYTPVCLVTLGGGLGWGLFGVVWALAAGGIALKLFFNHLPPLPTAAVYLGMGWLAVVAIGPLVRALPPEGFAWLVAGGLAYTVGGVIYGLRRPDPLPELLGHHGVFHVCVLAGSIAHFVFMIGYVLPAA; from the coding sequence GTGAAGGAACCGTTCAACAGTTACTCGCACATGCTCGGTGTGTTGTTGTCGATCGTGGGGTTGGTGGCGCTGGTGGCGACGGCCAACGGGCCGCGGCGGGTGATCGGGTTTGCCGTCTACGGGACGAGCCTGGTGCTGTTGTATGCGGCGAGTACTATCTACCACGGCTTGCACGTCTCGCCGCGAGTCGAGGACTGGCTGCGGCGCTTCGATCATATGGCGATCTTCGTTCTGATCGCCGGGACCTACACGCCGGTGTGCTTGGTGACCCTGGGCGGCGGGCTGGGATGGGGCCTTTTCGGGGTCGTGTGGGCGCTGGCGGCCGGTGGCATTGCGCTCAAACTGTTTTTCAATCACCTGCCGCCGTTGCCGACCGCGGCGGTCTATCTGGGCATGGGTTGGCTGGCGGTTGTGGCGATCGGTCCGCTCGTGCGCGCTCTGCCCCCCGAGGGCTTTGCGTGGCTGGTGGCCGGTGGGCTCGCGTATACGGTGGGCGGCGTGATCTACGGCCTGCGGCGTCCGGACCCGCTACCGGAGTTGCTGGGACACCACGGTGTATTCCACGTCTGCGTGCTCGCCGGTAGCATCGCGCACTTCGTGTTCATGATCGGGTACGTGCTGCCGGCCGCGTGA
- a CDS encoding ribbon-helix-helix domain-containing protein has translation MKRKTVINAETAQIERVEELVAAGRYRTVSEFVREAVHEKLQRIEQDRIAEAVERYCAAGHADEDGDLVGAQAFSPGQLPGRPGRRRGATR, from the coding sequence GTGAAGCGAAAGACCGTGATCAATGCGGAGACTGCGCAGATCGAGCGCGTCGAGGAGCTGGTCGCCGCAGGGCGGTACCGAACCGTATCCGAGTTCGTGCGGGAGGCGGTGCACGAGAAGCTCCAACGGATCGAGCAGGATCGCATTGCCGAGGCGGTAGAGCGTTACTGCGCCGCGGGCCATGCCGACGAGGACGGCGACCTGGTTGGTGCGCAGGCGTTTTCCCCGGGACAGTTGCCCGGGCGACCAGGCCGGAGGCGCGGTGCAACGCGGTGA
- a CDS encoding type II toxin-antitoxin system PemK/MazF family toxin, whose product MQRGEVWWGSPPLPGGSHKRRPFLIVSHDAFNRNDRYPKVLVVHLTSTQRGGDEYPWEVVLPRGVAGLAVTSVAKCGEIYTLLKGHLSVLAGTVPAAYMTRIDRALATALALGTFSRGPQTDAPPSSAA is encoded by the coding sequence GTGCAACGCGGTGAAGTCTGGTGGGGTAGCCCACCATTGCCAGGCGGCTCGCACAAACGGCGTCCGTTCCTGATCGTGTCGCACGATGCCTTTAATCGCAACGATCGTTACCCGAAGGTTCTGGTTGTGCACCTGACCTCGACCCAGCGAGGTGGCGACGAGTACCCCTGGGAGGTTGTGCTCCCTCGCGGCGTTGCCGGCCTGGCGGTGACGAGCGTGGCAAAGTGCGGCGAGATTTACACGTTGCTGAAGGGCCACCTGTCGGTGCTCGCCGGGACGGTGCCGGCGGCGTACATGACGCGCATCGATCGCGCCCTGGCAACCGCGTTGGCGCTGGGCACATTCTCCAGAGGACCGCAGACCGATGCTCCACCCTCAAGCGCCGCCTGA
- a CDS encoding TCR/Tet family MFS transporter — protein MTANANAAAPRARTPAVPFILVTVLLDMLGIGIIVPVLPSLVTSMYGEGISAGSAVFGWFAASYALMQFVFSPVLGNLSDTYGRRPIILLSLLGAGLDYMLMAFAPTLSWLFLGRLISGITGASVTAANAYIADVSTPEQRGRNFGLVGACFGVGFVLGPALGGLLARFGLRAPFVAAAVLNLANALYGFLVLPESHAPERRRPFAWRKASPLAALAGLRTHPAVFGLAGVVALERLAHDALPSTWVLYTIYRFQWSELEVGLSLAVVGIMSVIVSGGLTGVLIARWQERRALLVGLLVSAASFVAYGLATSGWMLYLTIVAGSLGSIAGPAIQALITRRVGPGEQGAVQGALSSVRGVTGIVAPLMATGLFGYFTSPAAPVQIPGAAFLVSAALLCAAIGVAVRILRTIPESG, from the coding sequence ATGACAGCTAACGCAAACGCCGCGGCGCCGCGTGCGCGGACGCCGGCGGTGCCGTTCATTCTCGTCACCGTACTGCTCGATATGCTGGGCATCGGCATCATCGTGCCCGTACTGCCCAGCCTGGTGACGTCGATGTACGGCGAGGGCATCAGCGCCGGGTCGGCTGTGTTCGGGTGGTTCGCGGCCTCGTATGCGCTGATGCAGTTCGTCTTCTCGCCGGTGCTCGGCAACCTGAGCGATACCTACGGGCGGCGCCCGATCATCCTTCTGTCGCTGTTGGGGGCCGGGCTCGATTACATGCTGATGGCGTTTGCGCCGACTTTGAGCTGGCTCTTTTTGGGCCGACTGATCTCCGGCATCACCGGGGCCAGCGTGACCGCGGCCAATGCGTACATCGCCGATGTCAGCACTCCGGAACAACGGGGCCGCAATTTCGGTCTGGTCGGCGCGTGTTTCGGGGTTGGGTTCGTGCTGGGCCCGGCGTTGGGCGGTTTGCTGGCCCGCTTCGGTTTGCGGGCGCCGTTCGTCGCGGCGGCCGTGCTCAATCTCGCCAACGCGCTGTACGGATTCCTGGTCCTGCCCGAGTCGCACGCGCCGGAACGCCGCCGACCGTTCGCCTGGCGCAAGGCCAGTCCGCTGGCGGCGCTGGCAGGGCTGCGAACTCACCCCGCCGTGTTCGGGTTGGCCGGCGTGGTCGCTCTCGAGCGGCTGGCGCACGATGCGCTGCCGAGCACCTGGGTGCTGTACACGATCTATCGCTTTCAGTGGTCCGAACTGGAGGTCGGTCTGTCGCTGGCGGTCGTGGGCATCATGTCGGTGATCGTGTCGGGTGGGTTGACGGGGGTACTGATCGCCCGCTGGCAGGAGCGACGCGCGCTGCTGGTGGGCTTGCTGGTGAGTGCGGCGAGCTTCGTGGCCTACGGGTTGGCGACTTCCGGGTGGATGCTCTACCTGACGATCGTCGCCGGCAGCCTCGGATCGATTGCCGGGCCGGCTATCCAGGCGCTGATCACGCGCCGGGTCGGACCGGGGGAACAGGGCGCCGTGCAAGGTGCCCTGAGCAGCGTTCGCGGCGTAACCGGTATCGTCGCCCCACTGATGGCCACCGGACTGTTCGGATATTTCACGTCGCCGGCCGCACCGGTGCAGATACCTGGCGCCGCGTTTCTGGTGAGCGCGGCGCTGCTCTGCGCGGCAATCGGCGTCGCGGTTCGCATTCTGCGGACTATTCCCGAGTCCGGCTGA
- a CDS encoding PKD domain-containing protein: MQRRTLMAVCCVALLVAAGSGPVAAQDSPKELKELDKLEGYDQLPGEKGVKEAMEAVPDQPIETVIVWSEAKPTSGKAPLTVEFKADQIPAAATYEWTFGDGTAKAQGATASHTYAKAGTYRVVLKVAGAGGLLGQDEHRIKVTQ, encoded by the coding sequence ATGCAGCGACGGACCCTGATGGCAGTGTGTTGTGTGGCTCTACTGGTGGCAGCGGGAAGCGGGCCTGTGGCGGCACAGGACTCGCCGAAGGAGCTGAAGGAACTCGACAAGCTGGAGGGATACGATCAGCTTCCCGGCGAAAAGGGCGTGAAGGAGGCAATGGAAGCTGTACCGGACCAGCCGATCGAGACCGTCATCGTTTGGTCCGAGGCGAAGCCGACCAGCGGGAAGGCGCCGTTGACGGTGGAGTTCAAGGCCGATCAGATCCCGGCCGCCGCGACTTACGAGTGGACGTTCGGTGACGGAACCGCCAAGGCGCAGGGTGCCACCGCCTCCCACACATACGCCAAGGCCGGCACGTATCGCGTCGTGCTGAAGGTCGCCGGTGCCGGCGGCCTGCTCGGGCAGGACGAACACCGCATCAAGGTTACGCAGTAG
- a CDS encoding ATP-binding cassette domain-containing protein — translation MTSPAPDEHVFSFDGLNWSRLRGAVRNFASSEVGDRAIVLFWLLIFFLVGINGLNVLNSYVGRDFMTAIQNRNARMFWYWTGVYVVVFAASTMVAVLYRFVEERLGLLWREWLTRQLVRTYVGNRTYFRLREQGTIDNPDQRIAEDVRTFTVTTLSFFLMLLNGTFTILAFSGVLWSISPTLFGVAVGYATLGSLATIALGRPLVRLNYNQFDKEASFRAELIHIRENAESVALLHRERRLTARLLRRVDGLVANLKRIIAVNRNLGFFTTGYSYLIQIIPTVLVAPLFIRGQVEFGVITQAAMAFAQLLGAFSLIVTQFQSISSYAAVLARLSDLVDAVEHTTWRDLSAIEIVEADGPIVYDRLTLRSPRDGRIVLKDLSASIPRGYRLFVTGPSDTGKVALFRATAGIWDWGSGRIVHPGLDAVVFLPERPYLPPGTMREVLVRTGKDSEISDALIEETLHLLGLDKLVVRAGGLDVERDWDNILGLGEQQLLAVARVLLAAPNFVFLQRPSTALDAAEVETVHGLLAERGIGYVTFGKPDDARNGHQARLTLSDDGAWEWTDLDRT, via the coding sequence ATGACCAGCCCCGCACCCGACGAACACGTCTTCTCCTTCGACGGCCTCAACTGGAGTCGCCTGCGGGGCGCCGTCAGGAACTTCGCGTCGTCCGAAGTCGGCGACCGGGCCATCGTCCTGTTCTGGCTCCTCATCTTCTTCCTGGTCGGCATCAACGGTCTCAACGTTCTCAACAGCTACGTCGGACGCGACTTCATGACGGCCATCCAGAACCGCAACGCCAGGATGTTCTGGTACTGGACCGGCGTGTACGTCGTGGTCTTCGCGGCGTCCACCATGGTCGCCGTCCTCTACCGGTTCGTCGAAGAGCGTCTCGGGCTGCTCTGGCGCGAGTGGCTCACGCGCCAGCTCGTCAGGACCTACGTCGGCAACCGCACCTACTTCCGGCTGCGCGAGCAGGGCACGATCGATAACCCCGACCAGCGCATCGCCGAAGACGTGCGCACCTTCACCGTCACCACGCTGTCGTTCTTCCTCATGCTGCTGAACGGCACCTTCACCATTCTGGCGTTCTCCGGCGTGCTCTGGTCGATCAGTCCGACGCTCTTCGGAGTTGCGGTTGGCTACGCGACTCTCGGCTCCCTGGCGACCATCGCGCTGGGCCGCCCGCTGGTGCGGCTCAATTACAACCAGTTCGACAAGGAAGCGAGCTTCCGGGCCGAGCTGATCCACATCCGCGAGAACGCCGAGTCGGTAGCGCTGCTCCACCGCGAGCGCCGCCTGACCGCGCGCCTCCTCCGGCGGGTCGACGGTCTGGTCGCCAACCTCAAACGCATCATCGCCGTCAACCGCAATCTCGGCTTCTTCACGACCGGATACAGCTATCTCATCCAGATCATCCCGACCGTCCTCGTCGCGCCTTTGTTCATCCGCGGCCAGGTTGAGTTCGGCGTGATCACCCAGGCGGCAATGGCCTTCGCCCAACTCCTCGGGGCTTTCTCCCTGATCGTCACCCAGTTCCAATCGATCTCTTCTTATGCCGCGGTGCTCGCCCGTCTCAGTGACCTCGTCGATGCCGTCGAGCACACGACCTGGCGAGACCTCTCGGCGATCGAAATCGTCGAGGCCGACGGCCCGATCGTTTACGATCGCCTGACCCTGCGCTCGCCCCGCGACGGGCGCATCGTGTTGAAGGACCTCTCCGCGTCCATTCCGCGCGGCTACCGGCTCTTCGTCACCGGGCCCAGCGACACCGGGAAGGTTGCCCTGTTCCGCGCCACCGCCGGCATCTGGGACTGGGGCAGCGGCCGGATCGTCCACCCCGGCCTCGACGCGGTCGTCTTCCTCCCCGAGCGCCCTTATCTCCCGCCGGGTACCATGCGCGAGGTTCTGGTTCGCACCGGCAAGGACAGCGAGATTTCCGATGCGCTCATCGAAGAAACCCTGCACTTGCTTGGCCTCGATAAACTTGTGGTCCGAGCGGGCGGGCTCGACGTCGAACGCGATTGGGACAACATCCTTGGCCTCGGCGAGCAGCAACTGCTGGCCGTCGCGCGCGTCTTGCTGGCCGCACCCAACTTCGTCTTTCTGCAAAGACCGAGTACCGCCCTCGACGCCGCAGAGGTCGAAACCGTCCACGGACTGCTCGCCGAACGCGGTATCGGTTACGTCACCTTCGGCAAGCCGGACGATGCCCGCAACGGACACCAGGCGAGGCTCACGCTGTCCGACGACGGCGCGTGGGAGTGGACCGATCTGGACCGGACCTGA